From the genome of Lineus longissimus chromosome 8, tnLinLong1.2, whole genome shotgun sequence, one region includes:
- the LOC135492992 gene encoding myb-related transcription factor, partner of profilin-like → MAKLKRKARFYEDELNVLVNNVEQRYQMLFSKFSDVVTNTAKAKAWEDITAKVNACAPCQRTSTEVRKKWDDIKSRTKQKATELKSDVTGTGGGKKTRPDLNPFERRIMGLLGESRVFGIKGGVDTEQLSDESDHLSDHDGADDQEYILPDGADDEQYLLLPDLPLRDIVEAAFWPPNESDSDDHEKTFQSLSDQKQKPLDPLTAHPSIIDTERERQDKPSSAGSRPSSSVGSKAKSVPPTANPSILDIERERLDVEKERLEIEKKRLVVEGRKAGVLEKILQVQEQRLKIK, encoded by the exons ATGGCGAAACTAAAACGAAAGGCTCGTTTTTATGAAGACGAATTGAATGTTCTAGTGAACAATGTTGAGCAACGATACCAGATGCTGTTTTCGAAATTTTCTGATGTCGTCACGAATACTGCTAAGGCAAAAGCATGGGAAGACATCACTGCCAAGGTGAATGCATGTGCCCCATGCCAAAGGACGTCGACCGAAGTCCGAAAAAAGTGGGACGATATTAAATCCCGAACGAAACAGAAAGCAACCGAACTAAAGTCCGATGTTACTGGAACCGGTGGAGGCAAGAAAACTCGGCCAGACCTGAATCCTTTTGAAAGGAGGATAATGGGCTTGCTCGGTGAAAGTAGAGTCTTCGGCATTAAAGGCGGTGTTGACACTGAACAACTCAGTGACGAG TCTGATCATCTTTCTGACCATGATGGAGCGGATGACCAAGAATATATTCTACCTGATGGAGCGGATGACGAACAATATCTTTTACTACCGGATCTTCCGTTGCGAGATATTGTCGAGGCAGCATTTTGGCCCCCGAACGAAAGTGACAGCGACGATCATGAGAAGACGTTTCAGTCACTC TCGGATCAAAAGCAAAAACCGCTCGATCCGCTCACTGCCCACCCTTCAATCATTGATACCGAGCGAGAACGTCAAGATAAACCATCATCTGCAGGATCGCGGCCCTCCTCTTCAGTCGGATCAAAAGCCAAAAGTGTTCCACCCACTGCCAATCCTTCAATCCTCGATATCGAGCGAGAACGTCTAGATGTCGAAAAAGAGCGCCTCGAGATCGAAAAGAAACGGCTTGTTGTTGAAGGGAGAAAAGCTGGCGTCCTTGAGAAAATACTTCAAGTCCAGGAACAACGACTGAAAATTAAATGA
- the LOC135492673 gene encoding uncharacterized protein LOC135492673, giving the protein MEPEKSQLKCGFAVISKDIECGTDASYPNDKSVIPLKQCKKDVHSHLMRWMSSRKASQVKSEWELIALCDGVFDMSSPVLDTTICPNHRYKLSLSWNQQRRCQHPLHQPSKTSRKPRKDGGSVHRVMSREIYIKWGVFVPVGSALCKGCEAKHRVSVANVEREVEPAPMDTESAVASSSVQPADALENPADGTEGQI; this is encoded by the exons atggaacctgaaaaatcacagttgaaatgtggatttgctgtcatatccaaggatatcgagtgtggtactgacgcttcataccccaatgacaagagtgtgatccccttgaaacaatgtaagaaggacgtgcactcccatttgatgcgttggatgtcctccaggaaagccagtcaagtcaaaagtgaatgggagctcatagcactttgtgatggcgtgtttgatatgagttctccagttctggacaccacaatatgcccgaaccaccgatacaagttgagtttatcatggaatcagcaaaggagatgccagcacccacttcatcaaccctctaaaacaagtcgaaagcccagaaaagatggtggttcagttcatcgagtgatgtctcgggaaatatacatcaagtggggagtttttgtcccagttggctcag ctctgtgtaaaggatgtgaggctaaacatcgagtatctgtggcaaatgtagaacgagaagtagaaccagcacccatggatacagag tccgctgttgcctcttcctctgttcaaccagccgacgccttagaaaacccagcagacgggacagaagggcaaatttga